One genomic window of Solanum dulcamara chromosome 12, daSolDulc1.2, whole genome shotgun sequence includes the following:
- the LOC129877869 gene encoding homeobox-leucine zipper protein ATHB-52-like, producing the protein MNNFLNSQYLHKHQSILNHNKKRLTQEQVKRLEASFDSTKKLELDQKLQLAKELGVPPRQIAIWYQNRRARWKNQSLELEYTTLQLNLDTTLAEKKQIEKENERLKIELKKVNDMLIAIKQAQVQEELAQGIIPCSISSGNCENGGSSSFQEDVSCSWVNNNNNNNNNNNNKNNNNNNSESNLPLDELYACLIGGEEGSKYSLSWQNGKDLWVWKN; encoded by the exons ATGaataatttcttgaattctcAATACTTACACAAACATCAATCTATATTGAATCACAACAAAAAGAGGCTAACTCAAGAACAAGTCAAGAGGTTAGAGGCAAGTTTTGATTCCACCAAGAAGCTTGAGCTTGACCAAAAGCTTCAACTTGCTAAAGAGTTGGGTGTTCCTCCTAGACAAATTGCTATTTG GTATCAGAACAGGCGAGCTAGATGGAAGAATCAGAGTCTCGAGCTCGAGTATACTACACTCCAGCTTAATCTAGACACAACATTAGCTGAGAAGAAgcaaatagaaaaagaaaatgaacgTCTAAAAATTGAGTTGAAGAAGGTTAATGATATGTTAATTGCCATTAAACAAGCTCAAGTTCAAGAGGAATTAGCACAAGGGATAATTCCTTGTTCAATTTCAAGTGGTAATTGTGAAAATGGAGGAAGTTCGAGTTTTCAAGAAGATGTGAGTTGTTCATGggttaataacaataataataataacaacaacaataataataaaaacaataataataataatagtgagTCTAATTTACCACTTGATGAGCTTTATGCTTGTTTAATAGGTGGAGAAGAAGGgtcaaaatatagtttaagtTGGCAAAATGGGAAAGATCTTTGGGTGTGGAAAAATTGA